From the Anguilla anguilla isolate fAngAng1 chromosome 6, fAngAng1.pri, whole genome shotgun sequence genome, one window contains:
- the LOC118229374 gene encoding transmembrane protein 275-like, which produces MFTDKSSGTSVPKKAPKKKTRPQGLPSPALCCACGLCIMLAGINITLVGAFAFGTLLPAHNPPIIIGPVLLLVALAFFGACCVCSRRPPAQGSRKPKGGGGGMGLARLSGAAFEIETSEHTLQDTTAVQLSPTNSPSSSRASSPAHEPPAATAPAAAAAATRSCKLFTMETNSLTSACYSVSGSDSGGGAVKLNLPRDPPPPSAEGC; this is translated from the coding sequence ATGTTCACGGACAAGAGCTCCGGCACCTCCGTGCCCAAGAAGGCCCCGAAGAAGAAGACCCGCCCCCAGGGGCTGCCCTCGCCGGCGCTGTGCTGCGCCTGCGGCCTCTGCATCATGCTGGCGGGCATCAACATCACCCTGGTGGGCGCCTTCGCCTTCGGGACCCTGCTGCCCGCCCACAACCCGCCCATCATCATCGGGCCCGTCCTGCTGCTGGTGGCCCTGGCCTTTTTCGGGGCGTGCTGCGTGTgcagccgccgcccccccgcgcAGGGCTCCCGGAAGCCCaaagggggcggcggcggcatgGGGCTGGCCCGCCTCAGCGGGGCCGCCTTCGAGATCGAGACCAGCGAGCACACGCTGCAGGACACCACCGCCGTGCAGCTCAGCCCCACCAACTCCCCCAGCTCCTCCCgcgcctccagccccgcccacgaGCCCCCCGCTGccaccgcccccgccgccgcggccgccgCCACGCGCTCCTGCAAGCTCTTCACCATGGAGACCAACTCCCTCACTTCCGCCTGCTACTCCGTCTCTGGCTCTGactccgggggcggggccgtcaAGCTCAATCTGCCCCGTGACCCCCCGCCGCCCAGTGCAGAGGGGTGTTGA